The Malus sylvestris chromosome 12, drMalSylv7.2, whole genome shotgun sequence genome contains a region encoding:
- the LOC126592792 gene encoding calmodulin-binding protein 60 B-like isoform X6 produces MERSIPFLMSSPSVSRPPLESGSTSGGCGLQLRFINKMPSTIFTGSKVEAENGTPLQIELVDASTGAIVRSGPLSSLKIELLVVNGEFGSDDQEDWTEQEFNNYIVHARDGRRPLVTGETHVTLREGVGFVGDVVFTDNSSWIRSRKFRLAARVVAKSPSEVRIREARSEPFVVKDHRGELYEKHYPPHLNDEIWRLEKIAKDGAFHKSLCENGISTVQDFLQLYMRDASSLRNAFCVISNKIWETIIEHAMACKLDDHKCYAYHRAEHNVSLMFNSVHRLLGAIINGQFCSLDELDARQKMLVETLKQHAYRNVRDLVPVNVSTIFGLSMPLPCPQAEQFKNQLALRGRDATLNERESERFFRRIVREEVERGILPFLMSSPSVSRPPLESGSTSGGCGLQLRFINKLLSTIFTGSKVGAENGAPLQIELVDASTGTIVRSGPLSSLKIELLVVNGEFGSDDQEDWTEQEFNNYIVRARDGRRPLVTGEIQVTLREGVGLVGDVVFTDNSSWIRSRTFRLAARVVAKSSSEVRIREARSEPFVVKDHRGELYKKHYPPHLTDEIWRLEKIAKDGAFHKRLCENGISTVEDFLRLYMRDASSLRNAFGGISNKIWETILEHAMTCKLDDHKYYAFHRAEEGVSLIFNSIHRLLGAIINGQFCSLDELDVHQKMLVETLKQHAYQDVRDLVPVDASTIFGLSRPLPCPQPEQVTSPNPDLQQIQFQFTHQDELPIQLGFNHGSASTSSAYQSEGSSNQLMVSLAQSQPMQFRSNSFSVEDFNSVIYNGESSWPPLGGFQAPILPTGHLGTENLFQVQASTWSPANPIWEQAGGFYFTSGSEAEAAHFPLPAFVHNAGTRQKPKACWCKLRAAIKWWVSVRRHGIARRMARSPMYLNY; encoded by the exons ATGGAGCGCAGTATTCCCTTCCTCATGTCATCTCCAAG CGTATCCAGGCCGCCGCTGGAAAGTGGGAGTACTTCTGGAGGATGTGGCTTGCAGTTGCGTTTTATCAACAAGATGCCAAGTACCATATTCACAGGCAGTAAGGTGGAAGCAGAGAATGGCACGCCTCTTCAAATTGAACTAGTCGATGCCAGTACTGGTGCTATAGTCCGTTCCGGTCCCCTATCTTCGCTAAAGATTGAACTTCTTGTCGTGAATGGTGAGTTCGGGTCTGATGATCAAGAGGATTGGACCGAACAAGAATTCAACAACTACATTGTTCACGCAAGGGATGGCAGGAGGCCATTAGTGACGGGCGAGACACATGTTACACTAAGAGAGGGAGTTGGTTTTGTTGGTGATGTTGTGTTTACTGACAACTCGAGCTGGATAAGAAGCCGAAAGTTCAGACTAGCAGCTCGAGTTGTGGCCAAATCTCCGAGTGAAGTACGAATTAGAGAAGCTAGAAGTGAACCGTTTGTGGTTAAAGATCACCGTGGAGAAT TGTATGAGAAGCACTACCCTCCACACCTAAACGATGAAATATGGCGCCTGGAAAAGATAGCAAAAGACGGAGCCTTCCATAAGAGTCTGTGCGAGAATGGAATCAGCACAGTGCAGGACTTCCTGCAGTTGTACATGAGAGATGCATCCTCACTACGAAAT GCTTTCTGTGTGATCTCGAACAAGATATGGGAAACAATCATAGAGCATGCTATGGCCTGTAAGTTGGATGACCATAAGTGCTATGCCTATCATCGAGCTGAGCACAATGTAAGTCTCATGTTCAATTCCGTTCACAGGCTTTTAGGGGCAATAATCAATGGCCAGTTCTGTTCTCTGGATGAGCTCGACGCGCGTCAGAAG ATGCTGGTGGAAACTCTGAAACAGCATGCTTATCGAAATGTAAGAGATTTGGTCCCCGTCAATGTTTCAACTATATTTGGCCTTTCGATGCCCTTGCCATGTCCCCAAGCTGAACAATTCAAAAATCAATTAGCACTAAGAGGGAGAGACGCCACGCTGAATGAACGCGAGTCAGAACGCTTCTTTCGGAGAATT GTGCGAGAGGAGGTGGAGCGCGGTATTCTTCCCTTCCTCATGTCATCTCCAAG CGTATCCAGGCCGCCGCTGGAAAGTGGGAGTACTTCTGGAGGATGTGGCTTGCAGTTGCGTTTTATCAACAAGCTGCTAAGTACCATATTCACAGGCAGTAAGGTGGGAGCAGAGAACGGTGCGCCTCTTCAAATTGAACTAGTCGATGCCAGTACTGGTACTATAGTCCGTTCCGGTCCCCTATCTTCGCTAAAGATTGAACTTCTTGTCGTGAATGGTGAGTTCGGGTCTGATGATCAAGAGGATTGGACCGAACAAGAATTCAACAACTACATTGTTCGTGCAAGGGATGGCAGGAGGCCATTGGTGACGGGTGAGATACAAGTTACACTAAGAGAGGGAGTTGGTCTTGTTGGTGATGTTGTGTTTACTGACAACTCGAGCTGGATAAGAAGCCGAACGTTCAGACTAGCAGCTCGAGTTGTGGCCAAATCTTCGAGTGAAGTACGAATTAGAGAAGCTAGAAGTGAACCGTTTGTGGTTAAAGATCACCGTGGAGAAT TGTATAAGAAGCACTACCCTCCACACCTAACCGACGAAATATGGCGCCTGGAAAAGATAGCGAAAGACGGAGCCTTCCATAAGAGACTCTGCGAGAATGGAATCAGCACAGTGGAGGACTTCCTGCGGTTGTACATGAGAGATGCATCCTCGCTACGAAAT GCTTTCGGTGGGATCTCAAACAAGATATGGGAAACAATCCTAGAGCATGCTATGACCTGTAAGTTGGATGACCATAAGTATTATGCCTTCCATAGAGCTGAGGAGGGTGTAAGTCTCATTTTCAATTCCATCCACAGGCTTTTAGGGGCAATAATCAATGGCCAGTTCTGTTCTCTGGATGAACTCGACGTGCATCAGAAG ATGCTGGTGGAAACTCTGAAGCAGCATGCTTATCAAGATGTAAGAGATTTGGTCCCTGTCGATGCTTCGACTATATTTGGCCTTTCGAGGCCCTTGCCATGTCCACAACCTGAGCAAGTCACCAGTCCAAACCCTGATCTGCAACAAATTCAATTTCAGTTCACACATCAAG ATGAACTCCCTATACAACTAGGTTTCAACCATGGATCAGCTTCAACCTCATCTGCCTACCAATCAGAAGGCAGCAGCAATCAGTTAATGGTTTCTCTAGCACAAAGCCAACCAATGCAATTCCGAAGCAACAGCTTTTCGGTGGAGGACTTTAACTCCGTCATCTACAATGGAGAAAGCAGTTGGCCGCCTCTCGGTGGTTTCCAAGCGCCAATTCTCCCAACCGGTCATTTAGGGACAGAAAACCTTTTCCAGGTCCAAGCATCAACTTGGTCTCCTGCAAACCCAATATGGGAACAAGCAGGCGGCTTCTACTTCACCTCAGGTAGCGAAGCAGAAGCCGCACATTTCCCTCTTCCTGCTTTTGTACATAACGCAGGGACTAGACAGAAACCCAAGGCATGCTGGTGCAAGCTTCGTGCCGCCATTAAATGGTGGGTTTCGGTTAGGAGGCATGGGATTGCTAGAAGAATGGCAAGGTCTCCTATGTATCTGAACTACTAG
- the LOC126592792 gene encoding calmodulin-binding protein 60 B-like isoform X5, translated as MRDATLNGRELERFFRGLVRAEMERSIPFLMSSPSVSRPPLESGSTSGGCGLQLRFINKMPSTIFTGSKVEAENGTPLQIELVDASTGAIVRSGPLSSLKIELLVVNGEFGSDDQEDWTEQEFNNYIVHARDGRRPLVTGETHVTLREGVGFVGDVVFTDNSSWIRSRKFRLAARVVAKSPSEVRIREARSEPFVVKDHRGELYEKHYPPHLNDEIWRLEKIAKDGAFHKSLCENGISTVQDFLQLYMRDASSLRNAFCVISNKIWETIIEHAMACKLDDHKCYAYHRAEHNVSLMFNSVHRLLGAIINGQFCSLDELDARQKMLVETLKQHAYRNVRDLVPVNVSTIFGLSMPLPCPQAEQFKNQLALRGRDATLNERESERFFRRIVREEVERGILPFLMSSPSVSRPPLESGSTSGGCGLQLRFINKLLSTIFTGSKVGAENGAPLQIELVDASTGTIVRSGPLSSLKIELLVVNGEFGSDDQEDWTEQEFNNYIVRARDGRRPLVTGEIQVTLREGVGLVGDVVFTDNSSWIRSRTFRLAARVVAKSSSEVRIREARSEPFVVKDHRGELYKKHYPPHLTDEIWRLEKIAKDGAFHKRLCENGISTVEDFLRLYMRDASSLRNAFGGISNKIWETILEHAMTCKLDDHKYYAFHRAEEGVSLIFNSIHRLLGAIINGQFCSLDELDVHQKMLVETLKQHAYQDVRDLVPVDASTIFGLSRPLPCPQPEQVTSPNPDLQQIQFQFTHQDELPIQLGFNHGSASTSSAYQSEGSSNQLMVSLAQSQPMQFRSNSFSVEDFNSVIYNGESSWPPLGGFQAPILPTGHLGTENLFQVQASTWSPANPIWEQAGGFYFTSGSEAEAAHFPLPAFVHNAGTRQKPKACWCKLRAAIKWWVSVRRHGIARRMARSPMYLNY; from the exons ATGAGAGACGCCACGCTGAATGGACGCGAGTTGGAACGCTTCTTTCGGGGACTT GTGCGAGCGGAGATGGAGCGCAGTATTCCCTTCCTCATGTCATCTCCAAG CGTATCCAGGCCGCCGCTGGAAAGTGGGAGTACTTCTGGAGGATGTGGCTTGCAGTTGCGTTTTATCAACAAGATGCCAAGTACCATATTCACAGGCAGTAAGGTGGAAGCAGAGAATGGCACGCCTCTTCAAATTGAACTAGTCGATGCCAGTACTGGTGCTATAGTCCGTTCCGGTCCCCTATCTTCGCTAAAGATTGAACTTCTTGTCGTGAATGGTGAGTTCGGGTCTGATGATCAAGAGGATTGGACCGAACAAGAATTCAACAACTACATTGTTCACGCAAGGGATGGCAGGAGGCCATTAGTGACGGGCGAGACACATGTTACACTAAGAGAGGGAGTTGGTTTTGTTGGTGATGTTGTGTTTACTGACAACTCGAGCTGGATAAGAAGCCGAAAGTTCAGACTAGCAGCTCGAGTTGTGGCCAAATCTCCGAGTGAAGTACGAATTAGAGAAGCTAGAAGTGAACCGTTTGTGGTTAAAGATCACCGTGGAGAAT TGTATGAGAAGCACTACCCTCCACACCTAAACGATGAAATATGGCGCCTGGAAAAGATAGCAAAAGACGGAGCCTTCCATAAGAGTCTGTGCGAGAATGGAATCAGCACAGTGCAGGACTTCCTGCAGTTGTACATGAGAGATGCATCCTCACTACGAAAT GCTTTCTGTGTGATCTCGAACAAGATATGGGAAACAATCATAGAGCATGCTATGGCCTGTAAGTTGGATGACCATAAGTGCTATGCCTATCATCGAGCTGAGCACAATGTAAGTCTCATGTTCAATTCCGTTCACAGGCTTTTAGGGGCAATAATCAATGGCCAGTTCTGTTCTCTGGATGAGCTCGACGCGCGTCAGAAG ATGCTGGTGGAAACTCTGAAACAGCATGCTTATCGAAATGTAAGAGATTTGGTCCCCGTCAATGTTTCAACTATATTTGGCCTTTCGATGCCCTTGCCATGTCCCCAAGCTGAACAATTCAAAAATCAATTAGCACTAAGAGGGAGAGACGCCACGCTGAATGAACGCGAGTCAGAACGCTTCTTTCGGAGAATT GTGCGAGAGGAGGTGGAGCGCGGTATTCTTCCCTTCCTCATGTCATCTCCAAG CGTATCCAGGCCGCCGCTGGAAAGTGGGAGTACTTCTGGAGGATGTGGCTTGCAGTTGCGTTTTATCAACAAGCTGCTAAGTACCATATTCACAGGCAGTAAGGTGGGAGCAGAGAACGGTGCGCCTCTTCAAATTGAACTAGTCGATGCCAGTACTGGTACTATAGTCCGTTCCGGTCCCCTATCTTCGCTAAAGATTGAACTTCTTGTCGTGAATGGTGAGTTCGGGTCTGATGATCAAGAGGATTGGACCGAACAAGAATTCAACAACTACATTGTTCGTGCAAGGGATGGCAGGAGGCCATTGGTGACGGGTGAGATACAAGTTACACTAAGAGAGGGAGTTGGTCTTGTTGGTGATGTTGTGTTTACTGACAACTCGAGCTGGATAAGAAGCCGAACGTTCAGACTAGCAGCTCGAGTTGTGGCCAAATCTTCGAGTGAAGTACGAATTAGAGAAGCTAGAAGTGAACCGTTTGTGGTTAAAGATCACCGTGGAGAAT TGTATAAGAAGCACTACCCTCCACACCTAACCGACGAAATATGGCGCCTGGAAAAGATAGCGAAAGACGGAGCCTTCCATAAGAGACTCTGCGAGAATGGAATCAGCACAGTGGAGGACTTCCTGCGGTTGTACATGAGAGATGCATCCTCGCTACGAAAT GCTTTCGGTGGGATCTCAAACAAGATATGGGAAACAATCCTAGAGCATGCTATGACCTGTAAGTTGGATGACCATAAGTATTATGCCTTCCATAGAGCTGAGGAGGGTGTAAGTCTCATTTTCAATTCCATCCACAGGCTTTTAGGGGCAATAATCAATGGCCAGTTCTGTTCTCTGGATGAACTCGACGTGCATCAGAAG ATGCTGGTGGAAACTCTGAAGCAGCATGCTTATCAAGATGTAAGAGATTTGGTCCCTGTCGATGCTTCGACTATATTTGGCCTTTCGAGGCCCTTGCCATGTCCACAACCTGAGCAAGTCACCAGTCCAAACCCTGATCTGCAACAAATTCAATTTCAGTTCACACATCAAG ATGAACTCCCTATACAACTAGGTTTCAACCATGGATCAGCTTCAACCTCATCTGCCTACCAATCAGAAGGCAGCAGCAATCAGTTAATGGTTTCTCTAGCACAAAGCCAACCAATGCAATTCCGAAGCAACAGCTTTTCGGTGGAGGACTTTAACTCCGTCATCTACAATGGAGAAAGCAGTTGGCCGCCTCTCGGTGGTTTCCAAGCGCCAATTCTCCCAACCGGTCATTTAGGGACAGAAAACCTTTTCCAGGTCCAAGCATCAACTTGGTCTCCTGCAAACCCAATATGGGAACAAGCAGGCGGCTTCTACTTCACCTCAGGTAGCGAAGCAGAAGCCGCACATTTCCCTCTTCCTGCTTTTGTACATAACGCAGGGACTAGACAGAAACCCAAGGCATGCTGGTGCAAGCTTCGTGCCGCCATTAAATGGTGGGTTTCGGTTAGGAGGCATGGGATTGCTAGAAGAATGGCAAGGTCTCCTATGTATCTGAACTACTAG
- the LOC126592792 gene encoding calmodulin-binding protein 60 B-like isoform X4, giving the protein MALKRHFRDDGGSEDFEFPVPESKGRPAFREDVMRDATLNGRELERFFRGLVRAEMERSIPFLMSSPSVSRPPLESGSTSGGCGLQLRFINKMPSTIFTGSKVEAENGTPLQIELVDASTGAIVRSGPLSSLKIELLVVNGEFGSDDQEDWTEQEFNNYIVHARDGRRPLVTGETHVTLREGVGFVGDVVFTDNSSWIRSRKFRLAARVVAKSPSEVRIREARSEPFVVKDHRGELYEKHYPPHLNDEIWRLEKIAKDGAFHKSLCENGISTVQDFLQLYMRDASSLRNAFCVISNKIWETIIEHAMACKLDDHKCYAYHRAEHNVSLMFNSVHRLLGAIINGQFCSLDELDARQKMLVETLKQHAYRNVRDLVPVNVSTIFGLSMPLPCPQAEQFKNQLALRGRDATLNERESERFFRRIAREEVEHGILPFLMSSPSVSRPSLESGSTSGGCGLQLRFINKLPSTIFTGSKVGAENGAPLQIELVDASTGAIVRSGPLSSLKIELLVVNGEFGSDDREDWTQREFNNYIVRARDGRRPLVTGEIHVTLREGVGFVGDVVFTDNSGWIRSRTFRLAARVVAKSSSEVRIREARSEPFVVKDHCGELYKKHYPPHLNDEIWRLERIAKDGAFHKRLCENGISTVEDFLQLYMRDASSLRNAFGLISNKVWETIIEHAMACKLDDHKFYAFHGAEGDVSLIFNSIHRLVAAIINGQFCSLDELDVQQMMLVETLKQHAYQDVRDLVPVDASTILGLSRPLPCPQAEQFTSPNPDLQQIQFQFTHQDELPIQLGFNHGSASTSSAYQAAGSSNQLMVSLAQSQPMQLRSNSFSVGDSNSVIYSGESSSPPFGDFQAPILPTGHLGTENLFQVEASTLSPANPIWGQAGGFYFTSGSEAEAAHFPLPAFVHNAGARRKAKACWCKLRAAVKWMSVRRHMTARPSSTYLNFL; this is encoded by the exons ATGGCGCTCAAGAGGCATTTTCGTGACGATGGGGGAAGCGAGGACTTCGAGTTTCCGGTTCcagaatccaaagggaggcctGCTTTTAGGGA GGATGTGATGAGAGACGCCACGCTGAATGGACGCGAGTTGGAACGCTTCTTTCGGGGACTT GTGCGAGCGGAGATGGAGCGCAGTATTCCCTTCCTCATGTCATCTCCAAG CGTATCCAGGCCGCCGCTGGAAAGTGGGAGTACTTCTGGAGGATGTGGCTTGCAGTTGCGTTTTATCAACAAGATGCCAAGTACCATATTCACAGGCAGTAAGGTGGAAGCAGAGAATGGCACGCCTCTTCAAATTGAACTAGTCGATGCCAGTACTGGTGCTATAGTCCGTTCCGGTCCCCTATCTTCGCTAAAGATTGAACTTCTTGTCGTGAATGGTGAGTTCGGGTCTGATGATCAAGAGGATTGGACCGAACAAGAATTCAACAACTACATTGTTCACGCAAGGGATGGCAGGAGGCCATTAGTGACGGGCGAGACACATGTTACACTAAGAGAGGGAGTTGGTTTTGTTGGTGATGTTGTGTTTACTGACAACTCGAGCTGGATAAGAAGCCGAAAGTTCAGACTAGCAGCTCGAGTTGTGGCCAAATCTCCGAGTGAAGTACGAATTAGAGAAGCTAGAAGTGAACCGTTTGTGGTTAAAGATCACCGTGGAGAAT TGTATGAGAAGCACTACCCTCCACACCTAAACGATGAAATATGGCGCCTGGAAAAGATAGCAAAAGACGGAGCCTTCCATAAGAGTCTGTGCGAGAATGGAATCAGCACAGTGCAGGACTTCCTGCAGTTGTACATGAGAGATGCATCCTCACTACGAAAT GCTTTCTGTGTGATCTCGAACAAGATATGGGAAACAATCATAGAGCATGCTATGGCCTGTAAGTTGGATGACCATAAGTGCTATGCCTATCATCGAGCTGAGCACAATGTAAGTCTCATGTTCAATTCCGTTCACAGGCTTTTAGGGGCAATAATCAATGGCCAGTTCTGTTCTCTGGATGAGCTCGACGCGCGTCAGAAG ATGCTGGTGGAAACTCTGAAACAGCATGCTTATCGAAATGTAAGAGATTTGGTCCCCGTCAATGTTTCAACTATATTTGGCCTTTCGATGCCCTTGCCATGTCCCCAAGCTGAACAATTCAAAAATCAATTAGCACTAAGAGGGAGAGACGCCACGCTGAATGAACGCGAGTCAGAACGCTTCTTTCGGAGAATT GCGCGAGAGGAGGTGGAGCACGGTATTCTTCCCTTCCTCATGTCATCTCCAAG CGTATCCAGGCCGTCGCTGGAAAGTGGGAGTACTTCTGGAGGATGTGGCTTGCAGTTGCGTTTTATCAACAAGCTGCCAAGTACCATATTCACAGGCAGTAAAGTGGGAGCAGAGAATGGCGCGCCTCTTCAAATTGAACTAGTCGATGCCAGTACTGGTGCTATAGTCCGTTCCGGTCCCCTATCTTCGCTAAAGATTGAACTTCTTGTCGTGAATGGTGAGTTCGGGTCTGATGATCGAGAGGATTGGACCCAACGAGAATTCAACAACTACATTGTTCGCGCAAGGGATGGCAGGAGGCCATTAGTGACAGGTGAGATACATGTTACACTAAGAGAGGGAGTTGGTTTTGTTGGTGATGTTGTGTTTACTGACAACTCGGGCTGGATAAGAAGCCGAACGTTCAGATTAGCAGCTCGAGTTGTGGCCAAATCTTCGAGTGAAGTACGAATTAGAGAAGCTAGAAGTGAACCGTTTGTGGTTAAAGATCACTGTGGAGAAT TGTATAAGAAGCACTACCCTCCACACCTAAACGACGAAATATGGCGCCTGGAAAGGATAGCGAAAGACGGAGCCTTCCATAAGAGACTGTGCGAGAATGGAATCAGCACAGTGGAGGACTTCCTGCAGTTGTACATGAGAGATGCATCCTCACTACGAAAT GCTTTCGGTTTGATCTCGAACAAGGTATGGGAAACAATCATAGAGCATGCTATGGCCTGTAAGTTGGATGACCATAAGTTCTATGCCTTCCATGGAGCTGAGGGGGATGTAAGTCTCATTTTCAATTCCATCCACAGGCTTGTAGCGGCAATAATCAATGGCCAGTTCTGTTCTCTGGATGAACTCGACGTGCAGCAGATG ATGCTGGTGGAAACTCTGAAGCAGCATGCTTATCAAGATGTAAGAGATTTGGTCCCTGTCGATGCTTCGACTATATTAGGCCTTTCGAGGCCCTTGCCATGTCCACAAGCTGAGCAATTCACCAGTCCAAACCCTGATCTGCAACAAATTCAATTTCAGTTCACACATCAAG ATGAACTCCCAATACAACTAGGTTTCAACCACGGATCAGCTTCAACCTCATCTGCCTACCAAGCAGCAGGCAGCAGCAATCAGTTAATGGTTTCTCTAGCACAAAGCCAACCAATGCAACTCCGAAGCAACAGCTTTTCGGTGGGGGACTCTAACTCCGTCATCTACAGTGGAGAAAGCAGTTCGCCGCCTTTCGGTGATTTCCAAGCGCCAATTCTCCCAACCGGTCATTTAGGGACAGAAAACCTTTTCCAGGTCGAAGCATCAACTTTGTCTCCTGCAAACCCAATATGGGGACAAGCAGGCGGCTTCTACTTCACTTCAGGTAGCGAAGCAGAAGCCGCACATTTCCCTCTTCCCGCTTTTGTACATAACGCAGGGGCTAGACGGAAAGCCAAGGCATGCTGGTGCAAGCTTCGTGCCGCCGTTAAGTGGATGTCGGTTAGGAGGCATATGACTGCAAGGCCTTCTTCTACGTATCTGAACTTTTTATAA